From the Actinomycetota bacterium genome, the window TGGGACCGCTTCAAGGACCGCGTGCCCTCCGTCGAGGAGGTCCGACGCAAGCGCCGGCGTCCGGAGGACCTCGACGAATGGACCCCCTACCACCCGAAAGGACCGGAGGACCGCTAGATGGCCATCCTTCTGACCGACGAAACCCGTGTCGTCGTCCAAGGCATCACCGGACGAGAGGGCACGTTCCACGCCACGCGCAACCTCGAGTACGGGACGAAGATCGTGGCCGGGACGCGTCCTGGGAAGGGTGGAACCACCGCCCTGGACGGGCGGGTCCCGGTCTACGACACGGTCTTCGACGCCGTGGCCGAGCAGGGAGCGAACGCGTCGCTGATCTTCGTGCCCGGTGCGGGAGCCGCCGACGCCGTCCTCGAGGCCCAGGCGGCCGGGTGCGACCTGGTCGTCTGCATCACGGACCCCGTCCCCGTCCGGGAGATGATGGTCGTCGCGTCCTACCTGAAGGGGACCGACACGACGCTGATCGGGCCCAACTGCCCGGGCCTCATCTCCCCCGGGAAAGGCAACATGGGCATCATCGCCCCAGCCATCTGCACGCCCGGACGGGTCGGGTTGGTCTCCCGCTCGGGGACGCTCACCTACCAGGTCATCAACGAGCTCACGACACGCGGCATCGGACAGTCGACCTGCGTGGGGATAGGCGGGGACCCTGTCGTCGGCTCCAGCTTCACGGACATCCTCGCCCGGTTCGAGGACGACCCGGAGACGGACGCCGTGGTCATGATCGGGGAGATCGGGGGGGACGCCGAGGAGCGGGCCGCCGACTTCATCGCCGAACGGATGTCCAAGCCGGTGGTCGCCTACATAG encodes:
- the sucD gene encoding succinate--CoA ligase subunit alpha codes for the protein MAILLTDETRVVVQGITGREGTFHATRNLEYGTKIVAGTRPGKGGTTALDGRVPVYDTVFDAVAEQGANASLIFVPGAGAADAVLEAQAAGCDLVVCITDPVPVREMMVVASYLKGTDTTLIGPNCPGLISPGKGNMGIIAPAICTPGRVGLVSRSGTLTYQVINELTTRGIGQSTCVGIGGDPVVGSSFTDILARFEDDPETDAVVMIGEIGGDAEERAADFIAERMSKPVVAYIAGFAAPPGKRMGHAGAIITGSSGTAEGKAEALEAKGVRVGRTPSEVGDLMQAALGA